The proteins below are encoded in one region of Pseudomonadota bacterium:
- a CDS encoding molybdopterin-dependent oxidoreductase translates to MSRLKELNTPVFWAEGYPGVLDREGWTIEVSGLCENPKTFTWQELVSMPKTIADARLTSVTRFSVKGRWGGVRMSDMLDAVKASPDVKCIRFWSIKKIYDTSIPLEIAIKEKTLLAYEFDGEYLEEDYGGPVRGFCPYLWGYKSAKSVVKIELMDRYISGFWEQRGYADDAFITAGKVRDMNQGGRVRPIQDGEVITFLDE, encoded by the coding sequence ATGAGCAGATTGAAGGAACTGAATACGCCTGTTTTCTGGGCCGAAGGTTATCCCGGTGTTCTTGACCGTGAGGGCTGGACCATCGAGGTAAGTGGACTCTGCGAAAATCCAAAAACATTTACCTGGCAGGAGCTTGTTTCAATGCCAAAGACGATTGCTGATGCCCGCCTAACGAGTGTTACACGGTTCTCAGTTAAAGGCAGATGGGGTGGTGTAAGGATGTCTGATATGCTGGATGCCGTCAAGGCTTCTCCTGATGTAAAATGTATCCGTTTCTGGTCGATAAAGAAGATATATGACACATCGATTCCCCTCGAAATTGCCATCAAGGAGAAAACCCTCCTTGCCTATGAGTTCGATGGGGAATACCTGGAAGAGGACTATGGGGGGCCGGTAAGGGGTTTCTGTCCGTATCTGTGGGGTTATAAGTCGGCGAAGAGTGTGGTTAAGATTGAACTGATGGACCGTTATATTTCCGGATTCTGGGAACAGCGTGGCTATGCGGACGATGCCTTCATAACAGCAGGAAAAGTGCGCGATATGAATCAGGGCGGGCGGGTCCGGCCAATTCAGGATGGTGAGGTTATCACCTTCCTCGACGAATGA